Proteins encoded in a region of the Sander lucioperca isolate FBNREF2018 chromosome 4, SLUC_FBN_1.2, whole genome shotgun sequence genome:
- the micall2b gene encoding protein-methionine sulfoxide oxidase mical2b isoform X3, with protein MVALRVPDRLSILTYVSQYYNYFHGRSPIGGMGGIKRPADGPTDEPSGKKNQPVAAKVFPSSKPARENSPPPSSNITRPSPSPKQTRNATKDVVVEKSHQTGTLSNKCVTCNNHVHLVQRHLVDGKLYHRNCAKLLTPTNPTAPLRGLPTSTPVSRFTPLPDSPKANTTPPKQAPSRLGPSWPTDKPSTPPSFCTTFSSPSPSRPASSLSSAAKESQTCVVSKPTASRTTCESTFTTTTTSINTGPTAAPRTSTTAAKTLQSKLNFFQSDNTANDKEKKTTTTNIVINKGPNVTGKVKEATAGQTVVVNVGGLGRKEANVRLDTGGERAKTAVIGGDTKTKASAAAFISKKLTEENNNNNSKPLWTTVALKKTDKPSQVETSKRETEGVRVRIKLKADPSILADLQTPTDTRTPSPADRSELGAKTPDKGASKPGNESPNTSASENKDSPADWRLKLKPISKPAGPTQSSPKAWANEPGKPQTSELSVGPSPSSRLPSPSVSVTPPTAKGFLNGQRDPTANGTKPESKNGTKPESKKSKTKPGYILKEDIMKELQEIEDNLNEWEKRGVELEVRLRSSEEEGEDDSLMDELMVEWFNLIRNKQVAMRRESELVYIGKTQDLEEEQPSVEQELRKLMEKPEHLKTAWDRKREEQLMDKLVEIVNDRNAIIEGLDEDRLREEEEDEQLNKMMMNFNIKKDKPKKKSPMSKLFGWGNKKEG; from the exons ATGGTGGCTCTTAGGGTTCCTGACCGCCTCAGTATCCTGACATACGTGTCCCAGTACTACAACTACTTCCATGGACGCTCCCCGA TTGGTGGTATGGGAGGTATAAAGCGCCCAGCAGACGGCCCCACAGATGAACCGTCTGGGAAGAAGAACCAGCCGGTGGCGGCGAAGGTGTTTCCCTCTTCCAAACCAGCCAGAGAGAACagccctcccccctcctccaacATCACCCGGCCCTCTCCTTCCCCAAAACAAACCAGAAATGCCACAAAG GATGTTGTGGTTGAGAAATCCCATCAGACAGGCACCCTGAGTAACAAATGTGTGACCTGCAACAATCACGTTCACCTGGTGCAGCGACATCTAGTGGACGGGAAGCTCTATCACAGGAACTGTGCAAA GTTATTGACGCCTACAAACCCAACTGCACCTCTCAGAGGCTTACCCACAAGCACTCCTGTTTCTAGATTCACTCCTTTACCAGACTCCCCTAAAGCCAACACAACTCCTCCAAAACAGGCACCCTCCAGACTGGGACCATCATGGCCGACGGATAAACCCAGCACCCCTCCCAGCTTCTGCACCACTTTTTCTTCCCCGTCTCCTTCCCGGCCTGCTTCAAGTCTCTCTTCCGCTGCTAAGGAGAGTCAGACATGTGTTGTCTCCAAACCCACAGCTTCACGGACTACTTGTGAATCTACCTTCACCACAACAACCACTTCTATCAACACCGGGCCCACTGCTGCTCCTCGTACCTCAACCACGGCGGCAAAGACACTACAGTCCAAGCTCAATTTCTTCCAATCGGATAACACCGCTAACGATAAAGAGAAAAAGACTACAACCACCAACATTGTCATAAATAAAGGGCCAAATGTTACCGGTAAGGTAAAGGAGGCCACAGCTGGTCAGACTGTTGTTGTGAATGTTGGCGGTTTGGGCAGAAAAGAAGCGAATGTGAGATTGGACACAGGTGGGGAGAGAGCTAAAACAGCTGTTATAGGTGGAGATACGAAGACGAAAGCATCAGCAGCTGCCTTCATCTCCAAAAAACTGACTGAGgagaacaacaataacaacagtaAGCCATTGTGGACGACTGTAGCGCTCAAGAAAACTGACAA ACCTTCTCAAGTCGAGACTTcaaagagggagacagagggtgTCAGAGTGAGAATAAAGCTGAAAGCAGACCCGTCAATCCTTGCTGACCTGCAGACTCCGACAGACACCCGGACTCCAAGCCCGGCCGACAGGAGTGAACTTGGAGCCAAAACCCCAGACAAAGGCGCCTCAAAGCCCGGCAATGAATCACCCAACACCTCAG CATCAGAAAACAAGGACTCTCCTGCAGACTGGAGGTTGAAGCTTAAACCCATCTCCAA ACCTGCTGGTCCCACCCAGTCCTCCCCTAAAGCATGGGCTAATGAACCTGGAAAGCCTCAGACTTCAGAGCTGTCTGTCGGGCCTTCTCCCTCCTCTCGTCTGCCCAGCCCGAGCGTTTCTGTCACTCCACCTACAGCAAAGG gatTCCTGAATGGTCAGAGAGACCCAACTGCAAATGGCACCAAGCCAGAGTCAAAGAATGGCACCAAGCCagagtcaaaaaagtcaaag ACGAAGCCGGGCTACATTCTTAAAGAGGACATCATGAAGGAACTGCAGGAGATTGAAGATAATTTGAACGAGTGGGAGAAGAGGGGTGTGGAGCTGGAAGTGAGGCTCCGCAGCAGTGAAGAAG agggTGAAGATGACTCTCTCATGGATGAGCTCATGGTCGAGTGGTTCAACTTGATCAGGAACAAGCAGGTGGCCATGCGCCGGGAGTCTGAACTGGTCTACAT TGGAAAAACCCAGGACCTGGAGGAAGAGCAGCCCAGTGTTGAGCAGGAGCTCAGGAAACTGATGGAAAAACCAG AACATCTGAAAACAGCCTGGGACCGTAAGAGAGAAGAGCAGCTGATGGACAAACTGGTGGAGATCGTCAACGACAGAAACGCTATTATAGAGGGTCTGGATGAGGACAGACTCAG ggaggaagaggaggacgaacAACTAAACAAGATGATGATGAATTTCA acataaagaaagacaaaccaaaaaaaaagtctccGATGTCCAAACTGTTTGGCTGGGGGAACAAGAAGGAGGGATGA
- the micall2b gene encoding protein-methionine sulfoxide oxidase mical2b isoform X2 — protein sequence MSAVKALQQWCRVRCEGYRDVSITNMTTSFRDGMAFCALIHKHRPDLINFDSLKKEDVYENNKLAFKVAEEKLGIPALLDAEDMVALRVPDRLSILTYVSQYYNYFHGRSPIGGMGGIKRPADGPTDEPSGKKNQPVAAKVFPSSKPARENSPPPSSNITRPSPSPKQTRNATKDVVVEKSHQTGTLSNKCVTCNNHVHLVQRHLVDGKLYHRNCAKLLTPTNPTAPLRGLPTSTPVSRFTPLPDSPKANTTPPKQAPSRLGPSWPTDKPSTPPSFCTTFSSPSPSRPASSLSSAAKESQTCVVSKPTASRTTCESTFTTTTTSINTGPTAAPRTSTTAAKTLQSKLNFFQSDNTANDKEKKTTTTNIVINKGPNVTGKVKEATAGQTVVVNVGGLGRKEANVRLDTGGERAKTAVIGGDTKTKASAAAFISKKLTEENNNNNSKPLWTTVALKKTDKPSQVETSKRETEGVRVRIKLKADPSILADLQTPTDTRTPSPADRSELGAKTPDKGASKPGNESPNTSASENKDSPADWRLKLKPISKPAGPTQSSPKAWANEPGKPQTSELSVGPSPSSRLPSPSVSVTPPTAKGFLNGQRDPTANGTKPESKNGKTKPGYILKEDIMKELQEIEDNLNEWEKRGVELEVRLRSSEEEGEDDSLMDELMVEWFNLIRNKQVAMRRESELVYIGKTQDLEEEQPSVEQELRKLMEKPEHLKTAWDRKREEQLMDKLVEIVNDRNAIIEGLDEDRLREEEEDEQLNKMMMNFNIKKDKPKKKSPMSKLFGWGNKKEG from the exons ATGTCGGCTGTGAAGGCGCTGCAGCAGTGGTGCCGGGTTCGGTGTGAAGGCTACCGGGATGTGTCCATCACCAACATGACCACGTCCTTCAGGGACGGCATGGCTTTCTGCGCTCTCATCCACAAACACAGACCCGATCTCAT CAATTTTGACTCACTGAAGAAGGAAGATGTTTATGAGAACAACAAACTT GCGTTCAAGGTTGCAGAGGAGAAGTTGGGAATTCCAGCGCTGTTGGATGCAGAAGACATGGTGGCTCTTAGGGTTCCTGACCGCCTCAGTATCCTGACATACGTGTCCCAGTACTACAACTACTTCCATGGACGCTCCCCGA TTGGTGGTATGGGAGGTATAAAGCGCCCAGCAGACGGCCCCACAGATGAACCGTCTGGGAAGAAGAACCAGCCGGTGGCGGCGAAGGTGTTTCCCTCTTCCAAACCAGCCAGAGAGAACagccctcccccctcctccaacATCACCCGGCCCTCTCCTTCCCCAAAACAAACCAGAAATGCCACAAAG GATGTTGTGGTTGAGAAATCCCATCAGACAGGCACCCTGAGTAACAAATGTGTGACCTGCAACAATCACGTTCACCTGGTGCAGCGACATCTAGTGGACGGGAAGCTCTATCACAGGAACTGTGCAAA GTTATTGACGCCTACAAACCCAACTGCACCTCTCAGAGGCTTACCCACAAGCACTCCTGTTTCTAGATTCACTCCTTTACCAGACTCCCCTAAAGCCAACACAACTCCTCCAAAACAGGCACCCTCCAGACTGGGACCATCATGGCCGACGGATAAACCCAGCACCCCTCCCAGCTTCTGCACCACTTTTTCTTCCCCGTCTCCTTCCCGGCCTGCTTCAAGTCTCTCTTCCGCTGCTAAGGAGAGTCAGACATGTGTTGTCTCCAAACCCACAGCTTCACGGACTACTTGTGAATCTACCTTCACCACAACAACCACTTCTATCAACACCGGGCCCACTGCTGCTCCTCGTACCTCAACCACGGCGGCAAAGACACTACAGTCCAAGCTCAATTTCTTCCAATCGGATAACACCGCTAACGATAAAGAGAAAAAGACTACAACCACCAACATTGTCATAAATAAAGGGCCAAATGTTACCGGTAAGGTAAAGGAGGCCACAGCTGGTCAGACTGTTGTTGTGAATGTTGGCGGTTTGGGCAGAAAAGAAGCGAATGTGAGATTGGACACAGGTGGGGAGAGAGCTAAAACAGCTGTTATAGGTGGAGATACGAAGACGAAAGCATCAGCAGCTGCCTTCATCTCCAAAAAACTGACTGAGgagaacaacaataacaacagtaAGCCATTGTGGACGACTGTAGCGCTCAAGAAAACTGACAA ACCTTCTCAAGTCGAGACTTcaaagagggagacagagggtgTCAGAGTGAGAATAAAGCTGAAAGCAGACCCGTCAATCCTTGCTGACCTGCAGACTCCGACAGACACCCGGACTCCAAGCCCGGCCGACAGGAGTGAACTTGGAGCCAAAACCCCAGACAAAGGCGCCTCAAAGCCCGGCAATGAATCACCCAACACCTCAG CATCAGAAAACAAGGACTCTCCTGCAGACTGGAGGTTGAAGCTTAAACCCATCTCCAA ACCTGCTGGTCCCACCCAGTCCTCCCCTAAAGCATGGGCTAATGAACCTGGAAAGCCTCAGACTTCAGAGCTGTCTGTCGGGCCTTCTCCCTCCTCTCGTCTGCCCAGCCCGAGCGTTTCTGTCACTCCACCTACAGCAAAGG gatTCCTGAATGGTCAGAGAGACCCAACTGCAAATGGCACCAAGCCAGAGTCAAAGAATGGCA AGACGAAGCCGGGCTACATTCTTAAAGAGGACATCATGAAGGAACTGCAGGAGATTGAAGATAATTTGAACGAGTGGGAGAAGAGGGGTGTGGAGCTGGAAGTGAGGCTCCGCAGCAGTGAAGAAG agggTGAAGATGACTCTCTCATGGATGAGCTCATGGTCGAGTGGTTCAACTTGATCAGGAACAAGCAGGTGGCCATGCGCCGGGAGTCTGAACTGGTCTACAT TGGAAAAACCCAGGACCTGGAGGAAGAGCAGCCCAGTGTTGAGCAGGAGCTCAGGAAACTGATGGAAAAACCAG AACATCTGAAAACAGCCTGGGACCGTAAGAGAGAAGAGCAGCTGATGGACAAACTGGTGGAGATCGTCAACGACAGAAACGCTATTATAGAGGGTCTGGATGAGGACAGACTCAG ggaggaagaggaggacgaacAACTAAACAAGATGATGATGAATTTCA acataaagaaagacaaaccaaaaaaaaagtctccGATGTCCAAACTGTTTGGCTGGGGGAACAAGAAGGAGGGATGA
- the micall2b gene encoding protein-methionine sulfoxide oxidase mical2b isoform X1, which produces MSAVKALQQWCRVRCEGYRDVSITNMTTSFRDGMAFCALIHKHRPDLINFDSLKKEDVYENNKLAFKVAEEKLGIPALLDAEDMVALRVPDRLSILTYVSQYYNYFHGRSPIGGMGGIKRPADGPTDEPSGKKNQPVAAKVFPSSKPARENSPPPSSNITRPSPSPKQTRNATKDVVVEKSHQTGTLSNKCVTCNNHVHLVQRHLVDGKLYHRNCAKLLTPTNPTAPLRGLPTSTPVSRFTPLPDSPKANTTPPKQAPSRLGPSWPTDKPSTPPSFCTTFSSPSPSRPASSLSSAAKESQTCVVSKPTASRTTCESTFTTTTTSINTGPTAAPRTSTTAAKTLQSKLNFFQSDNTANDKEKKTTTTNIVINKGPNVTGKVKEATAGQTVVVNVGGLGRKEANVRLDTGGERAKTAVIGGDTKTKASAAAFISKKLTEENNNNNSKPLWTTVALKKTDKPSQVETSKRETEGVRVRIKLKADPSILADLQTPTDTRTPSPADRSELGAKTPDKGASKPGNESPNTSASENKDSPADWRLKLKPISKPAGPTQSSPKAWANEPGKPQTSELSVGPSPSSRLPSPSVSVTPPTAKGFLNGQRDPTANGTKPESKNGTKPESKKSKTKPGYILKEDIMKELQEIEDNLNEWEKRGVELEVRLRSSEEEGEDDSLMDELMVEWFNLIRNKQVAMRRESELVYIGKTQDLEEEQPSVEQELRKLMEKPEHLKTAWDRKREEQLMDKLVEIVNDRNAIIEGLDEDRLREEEEDEQLNKMMMNFNIKKDKPKKKSPMSKLFGWGNKKEG; this is translated from the exons ATGTCGGCTGTGAAGGCGCTGCAGCAGTGGTGCCGGGTTCGGTGTGAAGGCTACCGGGATGTGTCCATCACCAACATGACCACGTCCTTCAGGGACGGCATGGCTTTCTGCGCTCTCATCCACAAACACAGACCCGATCTCAT CAATTTTGACTCACTGAAGAAGGAAGATGTTTATGAGAACAACAAACTT GCGTTCAAGGTTGCAGAGGAGAAGTTGGGAATTCCAGCGCTGTTGGATGCAGAAGACATGGTGGCTCTTAGGGTTCCTGACCGCCTCAGTATCCTGACATACGTGTCCCAGTACTACAACTACTTCCATGGACGCTCCCCGA TTGGTGGTATGGGAGGTATAAAGCGCCCAGCAGACGGCCCCACAGATGAACCGTCTGGGAAGAAGAACCAGCCGGTGGCGGCGAAGGTGTTTCCCTCTTCCAAACCAGCCAGAGAGAACagccctcccccctcctccaacATCACCCGGCCCTCTCCTTCCCCAAAACAAACCAGAAATGCCACAAAG GATGTTGTGGTTGAGAAATCCCATCAGACAGGCACCCTGAGTAACAAATGTGTGACCTGCAACAATCACGTTCACCTGGTGCAGCGACATCTAGTGGACGGGAAGCTCTATCACAGGAACTGTGCAAA GTTATTGACGCCTACAAACCCAACTGCACCTCTCAGAGGCTTACCCACAAGCACTCCTGTTTCTAGATTCACTCCTTTACCAGACTCCCCTAAAGCCAACACAACTCCTCCAAAACAGGCACCCTCCAGACTGGGACCATCATGGCCGACGGATAAACCCAGCACCCCTCCCAGCTTCTGCACCACTTTTTCTTCCCCGTCTCCTTCCCGGCCTGCTTCAAGTCTCTCTTCCGCTGCTAAGGAGAGTCAGACATGTGTTGTCTCCAAACCCACAGCTTCACGGACTACTTGTGAATCTACCTTCACCACAACAACCACTTCTATCAACACCGGGCCCACTGCTGCTCCTCGTACCTCAACCACGGCGGCAAAGACACTACAGTCCAAGCTCAATTTCTTCCAATCGGATAACACCGCTAACGATAAAGAGAAAAAGACTACAACCACCAACATTGTCATAAATAAAGGGCCAAATGTTACCGGTAAGGTAAAGGAGGCCACAGCTGGTCAGACTGTTGTTGTGAATGTTGGCGGTTTGGGCAGAAAAGAAGCGAATGTGAGATTGGACACAGGTGGGGAGAGAGCTAAAACAGCTGTTATAGGTGGAGATACGAAGACGAAAGCATCAGCAGCTGCCTTCATCTCCAAAAAACTGACTGAGgagaacaacaataacaacagtaAGCCATTGTGGACGACTGTAGCGCTCAAGAAAACTGACAA ACCTTCTCAAGTCGAGACTTcaaagagggagacagagggtgTCAGAGTGAGAATAAAGCTGAAAGCAGACCCGTCAATCCTTGCTGACCTGCAGACTCCGACAGACACCCGGACTCCAAGCCCGGCCGACAGGAGTGAACTTGGAGCCAAAACCCCAGACAAAGGCGCCTCAAAGCCCGGCAATGAATCACCCAACACCTCAG CATCAGAAAACAAGGACTCTCCTGCAGACTGGAGGTTGAAGCTTAAACCCATCTCCAA ACCTGCTGGTCCCACCCAGTCCTCCCCTAAAGCATGGGCTAATGAACCTGGAAAGCCTCAGACTTCAGAGCTGTCTGTCGGGCCTTCTCCCTCCTCTCGTCTGCCCAGCCCGAGCGTTTCTGTCACTCCACCTACAGCAAAGG gatTCCTGAATGGTCAGAGAGACCCAACTGCAAATGGCACCAAGCCAGAGTCAAAGAATGGCACCAAGCCagagtcaaaaaagtcaaag ACGAAGCCGGGCTACATTCTTAAAGAGGACATCATGAAGGAACTGCAGGAGATTGAAGATAATTTGAACGAGTGGGAGAAGAGGGGTGTGGAGCTGGAAGTGAGGCTCCGCAGCAGTGAAGAAG agggTGAAGATGACTCTCTCATGGATGAGCTCATGGTCGAGTGGTTCAACTTGATCAGGAACAAGCAGGTGGCCATGCGCCGGGAGTCTGAACTGGTCTACAT TGGAAAAACCCAGGACCTGGAGGAAGAGCAGCCCAGTGTTGAGCAGGAGCTCAGGAAACTGATGGAAAAACCAG AACATCTGAAAACAGCCTGGGACCGTAAGAGAGAAGAGCAGCTGATGGACAAACTGGTGGAGATCGTCAACGACAGAAACGCTATTATAGAGGGTCTGGATGAGGACAGACTCAG ggaggaagaggaggacgaacAACTAAACAAGATGATGATGAATTTCA acataaagaaagacaaaccaaaaaaaaagtctccGATGTCCAAACTGTTTGGCTGGGGGAACAAGAAGGAGGGATGA